The following are encoded in a window of Amaranthus tricolor cultivar Red isolate AtriRed21 chromosome 2, ASM2621246v1, whole genome shotgun sequence genomic DNA:
- the LOC130804884 gene encoding anamorsin homolog isoform X2 has protein sequence MAMLALTDDVILPFNIVSSSMNVLELEADGLDNALIMTLASNSGTLPLDSSSMDTVIVISKARDFPAAPLLTEIFRIMKPDGKVLIHLIELGADLPSDQILSSLERKILVTGFLDPEAIPQQLDALLGIQSIQVKAKKPFWKVGSSFSLKAFKGLPKVQIDNDMDLIDEDSLLTEEDLKKPQLPTVGDCEIGSSRKACKNCTCGRAEAEQKVEKLGLTMEQLDNPQSACGSCGLGDAFRCSTCPYKGLPPFKLGEKVSLSDNFLAADI, from the exons ATGGCGATGTTGGCACTTACTGATGATGTGATTTTGCCCTTTAATATTGTATCGAGTTCGATGAATGTGCTCGAGCTTGAAGCAGATGGTTTGGATAATGCTTTGATCATGACTCTTGCTTCAAATTCCG GTACACTTCCATTGGACTCGTCCTCAATGGATACTGTTATTGTTATCTCTAAAGCACGTGACTTTCCCGCTGCACCATTGCTTACTGAAATATTTAGAATAATGAAGCCAGATGGAAAAGTTCTTATTCATTTGATTGAACTTGGGGCCGATCTTCCTTCTGATCAG ATTCTTTCTTCTTTAGAGCGGAAGATACTTGTTACTGGATTCTTGGATCCAGAAGCTATCCCACAACAATTAGACGCATTATTAGGAATTCAATCTATACAA GTTAAAGCCAAGAAGCCATTTTGGAAAGTTGGATCTtctttttctcttaaagcatTTAAAGGTTTACCCAAAGTTCAAATAGATAATGATATGGATCTTATTGATGAGGATTCTCTCTTGACCGAGGAAGACTTGAAAAAACCACAACTGCCCACTG TTGGGGATTGTGAAATTGGAAGCTCTAGGAAAGCCTGCAAGAATTGTACATGTGGAAGGGCAGAAGCAGAACAGAAAGTTGAAAAATTAGGATTAACGATGGAACAACTGGATAATCCTCAGTCTGCATGTGGCAGT TGTGGTCTAGGGGATGCATTTAGGTGCAGCACATGTCCATACAAAGGTCTTCCTCCATTTAAATTAGGAGAAAAG GTATCATTGTCGGATAATTTCCTTGCAGCTGATATATAG
- the LOC130804884 gene encoding anamorsin homolog isoform X1, translating to MAMLALTDDVILPFNIVSSSMNVLELEADGLDNALIMTLASNSGTLPLDSSSMDTVIVISKARDFPAAPLLTEIFRIMKPDGKVLIHLIELGADLPSDQQILSSLERKILVTGFLDPEAIPQQLDALLGIQSIQVKAKKPFWKVGSSFSLKAFKGLPKVQIDNDMDLIDEDSLLTEEDLKKPQLPTVGDCEIGSSRKACKNCTCGRAEAEQKVEKLGLTMEQLDNPQSACGSCGLGDAFRCSTCPYKGLPPFKLGEKVSLSDNFLAADI from the exons ATGGCGATGTTGGCACTTACTGATGATGTGATTTTGCCCTTTAATATTGTATCGAGTTCGATGAATGTGCTCGAGCTTGAAGCAGATGGTTTGGATAATGCTTTGATCATGACTCTTGCTTCAAATTCCG GTACACTTCCATTGGACTCGTCCTCAATGGATACTGTTATTGTTATCTCTAAAGCACGTGACTTTCCCGCTGCACCATTGCTTACTGAAATATTTAGAATAATGAAGCCAGATGGAAAAGTTCTTATTCATTTGATTGAACTTGGGGCCGATCTTCCTTCTGATCAG CAGATTCTTTCTTCTTTAGAGCGGAAGATACTTGTTACTGGATTCTTGGATCCAGAAGCTATCCCACAACAATTAGACGCATTATTAGGAATTCAATCTATACAA GTTAAAGCCAAGAAGCCATTTTGGAAAGTTGGATCTtctttttctcttaaagcatTTAAAGGTTTACCCAAAGTTCAAATAGATAATGATATGGATCTTATTGATGAGGATTCTCTCTTGACCGAGGAAGACTTGAAAAAACCACAACTGCCCACTG TTGGGGATTGTGAAATTGGAAGCTCTAGGAAAGCCTGCAAGAATTGTACATGTGGAAGGGCAGAAGCAGAACAGAAAGTTGAAAAATTAGGATTAACGATGGAACAACTGGATAATCCTCAGTCTGCATGTGGCAGT TGTGGTCTAGGGGATGCATTTAGGTGCAGCACATGTCCATACAAAGGTCTTCCTCCATTTAAATTAGGAGAAAAG GTATCATTGTCGGATAATTTCCTTGCAGCTGATATATAG